One genomic segment of Primulina tabacum isolate GXHZ01 chromosome 9, ASM2559414v2, whole genome shotgun sequence includes these proteins:
- the LOC142556516 gene encoding uncharacterized protein LOC142556516, protein MREMASCFSEYAVQISDTSCSSYSNNSCISPSLNLVPSIQNDVTCLYRTVLSTKKQVLVTVSWCKNSLFQGLNITFGEDSLNPFKLNTNSRLFRKLRGSKSFELQGLRVEITWDLSAAQYQSGPEPVEGYYVVIMVDSEVVLALGDVAEEGAAKRLKNGATKFSLISRQEHFSGNTHYSTKAQFCETGVSHDILIRCSGENEGLKYPVLSVCIDKKMVIRVKRLQWNFRGNQTIFLDGLLVDLMWDVHDWFYNSGPGSAVFMFRTRSGMENRLWLEEKMVQKDKDKVEFSLIIYACKNM, encoded by the coding sequence atgagagaaatggcATCTTGTTTCAGCGAATACGCAGTACAAATCTCCGATACCTCGTGTTCTAGTTACTCAAACAACTCTTGTATCTCCCCATCTCTGAATTTAGTCCCTTCAATCCAAAACGATGTTACCTGTTTGTATAGAACAGTTCTCTCCACTAAGAAACAGGTTCTAGTCACAGTTTCATGGTGCAAAAACAGTTTGTTTCAAGGCCTCAACATAACTTTTGGCGAAGATTCATTAAACCCCTTCAAGCTCAACACGAATTCGAGGTTGTTCCGAAAGTTAAGAGGCAGCAAATCGTTCGAACTACAGGGTTTAAGAGTGGAAATTACGTGGGATCTTTCGGCTGCACAGTATCAATCAGGCCCTGAACCAGTTGAGGGATACTATGTAGTAATCATGGTGGATTCAGAAGTAGTGCTGGCTCTTGGAGACGTGGCGGAAGAAGGTGCGGCGAAAAGGCTAAAAAACGGCGCAACGAAATTCTCATTAATCTCACGTCAAGAACACTTTTCAGGCAACACCCATTACTCAACCAAGGCTCAGTTCTGCGAGACCGGCGTGTCGCACGATATCTTGATCCGTTGTAGCGGGGAAAACGAAGGTCTTAAGTATCCTGTCCTCTCAGTTTGCATCGATAAGAAAATGGTGATTCGAGTGAAGAGATTGCAGTGGAATTTTCGGGGGAATCAGACGATTTTCCTTGACGGTTTGCTGGTGGATTTGATGTGGGATGTTCACGACTGGTTCTATAATTCGGGGCCGGGATCTGCGGTGTTCATGTTCAGGACAAGAAGTGGGATGGAGAATAGGTTGTGGCTGGAAGAGAAGATGGTTCAGAAAGACAAGGATAAGGTTGAGTTTTCATTAATTATCTATGCATGTAAGAACATGTGA